tggaagaaaaggaaggaagaccttttactttgagcaagtcactttatctgtGAGTCTAGTTCCCTCTTTTTCCAAAGAGGGGGCATAATACTTACCTTGCAAGTCTTTAGGGCATAATGAATAAATGTAAGCAGCTTCAATTAAAACCCAGGTCTTGGCTCCCAGTCTGTGTTCTTCTAGCACAAGATCATGCTGCCTCCTAGTCCTAGTTCTGCCTCCATAAGCAGAGAAGTGATTCCAGTTTGGGGCTTTTTAGTGTTGATAAGGGAGGAAGCCCCAAAGatgccttcctttattttttttcctcaagagtAAATAGAAGCCAGAGCATCACACACCTCAACAGAAAGACaatgagacagaaaaagagacagaagagtcagagacaaagagataagggggagagagaagaaaagggagaaagagggagagaaggaggggaaagaaaagggagagaaaaaaagagagtgaagagaaacaaagaaaaggaggggtagaaaaaaggagaagagagaaaagggaagagaggaaaggcagagagacagaggcagaagagacaaagagagaaggaaggaaaaagaggagagaaaaggaagagaagagacagagtcagagacaagagagtgagagaaagaaaagggaaattgaaggaaggagggagaaaagggggagagaggaagaaggagagacagagagagaagaaaggagagagaaaacaggaaagagaaggagagggaggaagagttgaagaggcaaagagagagaaaaagtagagagaaggaaggagagaggaaaagggagagaaaagagagagaggagaggaaaagagaaagcagaataaaccgagagaaaaaagggagagagaaagaaaagaagaggaaaagagatagaggcagaatagagagaaagaaggaaagagaaaaaaggaagggggagaggaaaaaaagagaaactgagacagagaaccCTTTGCACAAGGGAATAGTATTGACAGACTCCAGAAGGGAGGcatcttccaattctaaaagtGGGACAACTAACTGTCTAAGAAAATAATAAGAGGTCTCTGAGGCTATGTCTAGAGTTATTATGGGAAGTAGCAAGGGGAAGGTCCAGTCCCTACAGAGTCATGGCAGGCAAGTTATGCTCTTGTTCCAGGCTAGGAATTTAAATTCCATTGTCGCCAAGGCGCTTCCCATTTCTAACCATCCTCTGACTGGTTAGCAGCAGCACTTGTCAGAGGATGTTTCTTCCCCACAgatgtctctctcccttccatggGTGAAGGCCTGAGGCTCAGGTGAGGGAACCACAGTTGCTGCAGGTGGCGCCAACACACCATTCAATGGGATATAACGATTTCCCAAGGGCTGATTTATAAGCTATGGAGGCTAGAAATTGTCCTGGGCCAATAGAAATAGTTAGCCTGTATTTGTTGTTGTATTTCCcaagaactgtgatttcatcgGTATAAGGGAATTCCTTGTGAAAAACTCCCTCTCCCACTGTAGGTCAGTACCGGCCAGGTAATTTATAATCTAAGAGTGTTGCCTGGGGCATTAAATTaagtagtaatagcaataataagcCATCATTATGTAGCATTTTAGTGTCTGCaagacactttacaaatattcactCATTCAAGCTTCacaaacaaccctgggaggcagacactattattattcccatttacagatcaggaaactgaggcagacagataaagtgtcttacccagggtcacacagcttgtaacttctgaagctagatttgaactctgagctTTTTGACTttgagcccagcactctatccaccttgAAGCTTAATCTAGTTGGACCTTTTTCCAAAAGGTCCAAAAGAGGCACCCAGTGCCCAAAGAGGACAAGTCGAGACCAGGGCTATCCCTATTTGTGGCCTTCTGAACTGAAGTCCAAAGCTTTCTCTATGGCACTGTGCCTCTCTGGGAACCTTTGAATCCTCCACCTCACCCCACCCAAGTCACTTCAACACTTCTTCAAACCGTATCATCCTGGTCGATAATAATGAATAAAGGTTAGCATTTTGGACTATGGTAACTTgtggtcaggaaaacctgagtccaaatctggcttcaaacacttactgactgggtgaccctggataaatcacttaacttctgtatgtctcagttttcccaggaattgtatatttgaacctagaagcaatagggagttgCTAGAGTTTACTGAAGACTGAGCTGTGCTTTAGAGAAGCTCAGGTTGAACAGTGGATTCTCCCTTACTAGAGATCTTCCAGCAAAAGCCAGTGGATCACTTATTGGGTGTCCCAAAGAGGATAATCTTGCTCAGATATGAGTGGAACTGGATGGCTTGCAGTCCCTTCTAATGCTGAGATTCCCAGTTTCTATGATTGAATCAGGAAGGGGGAAAGCATTCTAGGACTGGGGGAGGACCTAAGCATAAACAGCACAGGACACAGGAAGGAGACTCTTCTGAGAATGGAACCAGTGTATGTATTGGGGAGATGGGGTGGGGCCTATGCAAAAGACCCAGAAAACCAGGCAAATGATATTGGACTAAATTCAGTATAAGCCAATTGGCTAATGGTTCAAATTTGGAATTCCCCTCCACTTCCTCCTGGCAGGAGGAGCCCCAGCTGAAGATCTCATCCAATATGCTGCTGACTCCCCAGTGATGGACTTGGACACCTTTACAACCCTCAATCCCGAAGAGATAAAGGTGCAAAACTTTGGGGGCACAGCTTCTCTCTGAAACTGTCAGCTGTTCTGTCATTCCATACTGACCATTCATCAGCTCACAAGCAATTGCCTCTTAAAAGTTTACTctcagggaagctaggtggctcagtggatagaaagtcactcctaaagatggaagatcctgggttcaaatctggattcagatacttcctaactgagtgaccctgagcaagtcacttaacttcagttgccttgcccttactgctcttctgtcttggaactgatgcttagtatctGAGTATCAAttgtaaggtggaaggtaagagtttaaaaaattatattcactaaccagactggctaaaataacaaaaggaCAAAGTGACAAGTGTTGGAAGGGAGGTGGAAAAAACAGGGTCACTGATGCATTATTGATGGAACTATGAAaggatccaactattttggagagcaatttggaagtaCACATAGAGAGTTTTAAAACTGTATATACTCTCAGACCCAGCAATGGTTTCCCAAGAGgattagagaaagaggaaaaggacccatatgttccaaagtatttataggagctctctttggggtggcaaagaaatggaaagtgtagagatgcccatcaactggggaatggctaaacaaattgtggtaattgattgtgaaggaatactactatgccataagaaatgatcaacagactttttttgttgttttttaaaacctggGAAGAACTATACAAGATAATGGTGAAATGAGTGGAATGTTATACACAGCCAAAGAACTAATactaaaagaataaatttaaaatgttacctccagaaagtgaacagaaagataaaacatgaaagacttaatttatattaacACATTGGCCTCCATTTTGATACCCTACGTGATAAGGGAAGGATGGGAAGGGGTTGGGACACCAGTGGATCGGACCTATtatgtagatataaagaaaagtaagttGAATATATatgagatctgtgatttcaaaaaaaaaaaaattatattcactccCTGAGTGTCACGGATGAATTAAAGTGCCCAAGGCATATCAAGGTGACAAGGACAAAAACCAGATTTGGGGGCTCAAAGTCCAGTGATCTTTCTACTAAGCCACACTGCTTCCCTCCATGCCTCACAGCATGGTACTAAGAGAAGTTAATTGACCTACTAGGAAACTCAAATTTATGACCTCTATTTTCTTAATTCTgtgtcttaatccactgagctaactagcTAGCCCTAGATCTTTGATCCCATCTTGTCGGTCTGTGTTAGTCCTGGGATATGCATTGCAGGACCCAAGCCGGCAGTCTAAGGCAATCTCTTCTCTCATTTTGGATCCGCAGAAATTAAGTCCTCAAAATCTGAAAGACTTACTTGATGTGAATCTCTCTGAGCTAAACACTATCATGGAGCACCCTACAATACAGGCATGGGTGCAGTCTCATACCCAGTCAGAAGTAAATGCCATTGGGCTCAAGGCTAAGGCTGGACATCCAGACCCACCACCTAATGGCTCCTTTGTTTTAACATCAGGTAAGTGATTCCAAGTAGACTATTATACCAggaatcaagaaaatctgagttctaatctcagTTTAGACATTCATTAtgtgtgtgacactgggaaagtctcCAGTTAaagctttcttatctgtaaaacaggaataattatCTCTTTAACACATTGTAGGGCTATTTTAAGACTCAAGTGAGATAGTATGTATAAAGAGGATAGAGATTAGAGCTGTGATTTATTTCATTGACTCctaaatgaggaaactccttcttcTAATGCAGATTGGCACCAACTCTGCAATTTCTAGACTTAGAGAACACTGAGGAGTTGACTTAGTACTCAGGATCACATTGCAagcatgtgtcagaggtagaacttaATGCAGGTTTCCAGgttccaagtctggctctctatcttctAACTTCATATAACACATGttataatgttaaaaaatgttatatatatatacatatacatataaatgttatatatatatatatacatatacatataaatgttacatatatatatatacatatacatatatataatcattattattttaaaacaagtaagaggggcagctgggtagctcagtgcattgagagctaggcctagagatgggaggtcctatgttcaaatctggccttggacatctcccagctgtgtgaccctgggcaagtcatttaacccccattgcctagcccttaccactcttctgccttggaaccaattcacagtattgactcccaagacggaagttaagggtttacaaaaataaaaaaataaataaaaataaaaaacaagtaaGATATGAAACTTGTCCTCAGGTAGCTCCAAATTGAATGGTGAGaaatgggaaatttttaacaGGATAAGATtctattcaataagtatttatcaaataTCACTTACTTGTAATatttaatacatacatatatattactcaTATATATTTAGTcttaactatatatatgtatatttactatagtatatatatatactcctaatatatatttatatatatatctattcCAACGCAaccatgtttatatatttactcctatatatatatatttgctccaacataactatatatatatatatgtacatatatatatatattctccaaCATAACTAGATGTATGTTTATAAAGAAAGATACATCAATAggtataatataaaacaaaattattagtACTTCAAAAGGGCACAAAGTACAAAGTTCAGAGATGGAATATCAGAGAGGTCTGGGGAAAAAGATGTCAGAGATGGCTGAATCTTCATGGTTAGGTAGCCATTTAATTTTACTCTCTATGGAAGGAAGGGAACCCTTTAGAAATACAAGTTTAAGCCCACTGGGTTGGAAATTAACCTTACTAATGactcaatcaatcagtcagtaaTCGAgttttattgagtgcctactatgtgccaggaattgtgctaaataCTAAGGacacaaaggaaggcaaaagattacccttctgagtttattttatatgttataagCTTGGATTACATCCATGATATGGTAGACCCACTACAGCACTTCTTAGCCTTCCCCCTAGCTCCAAgcaccctccctccttcccaaagctactttggatttattttgtacattctgTATATACATCTTTATGTGCATATTGTCTTTCCTGATagaaagtgagctccttgaggacataggctgtttttttgttgttgttgttgtcactTTGTTTCCACCCCAGATTCTAGCAGTGTCtgacacattgtaggtgcttCATAAAGGATTGTTGCTTGATCACcaaaaaggagcagagccagctAGAATTGGACTAAAGCATTCAATGAGGATGTTGTTTTATTGATTTGCTTCCTAGAATTAcatccaacttttcctcccaaagAGAAAATTAGTGTTGTTGTAAAGAAAGAAGCAGATGGCAaagctcctctttttttctctgaagtGCCTAGTCCCCCACAGCTGTGCCCCAGTGATCCaactcttttctttattctatttcaGCACCACCCATTTCCAGAGCGGAAGGAGCCTTCATGAAAGAACACACACTCCAGATTTCTTACACTATCCTCCTTGCCCTCTGTGGAGTAATGATTTCTTTAGGAGCTTCTTAACTGTCTTGGAATATATGACAGCACCATCTCATTTGTAACACgaacataaaagagaaaatgcaaTCTTCCCAATGCACAAATGATTTGCCACCTGTCTCTTGAATGCGATATACAAGAATGCATTGTGCAAAGACTCTATAACTTTTAATTGCAGCAGCTTTCTTTGCCTCAAATAGGAATTGTAAGATTTGCTTCATGTTGACAAATATAGAAAATCTCAACAGAAAGAAATCACACATTTGACATGTTTCCAGTGTTGTGTTCATTATCCTTCACTTATTTCACATGGTCAtatcaaaatatatagaaaatgtgcTAGAATGGCAGTTGAGTCACCAGAGTCctaatcctgactttgccactgtgtactctttcaggaggtgactgatggattctttccatttttactttatcctctggttctaaaatatctgagcagttttcttgaaatataataccTAGGCTCTTTTTGTTCATAGCTCTCAGGGAGCCCAattattctttcctatttttacaagaccttccatcttagaattaataataagtgTTTGTTCTACAGCAGAAgtatggcaagggctaggcaaaataTACACTAAgccgcctagctgcccctagcctgatagttcttaaattatctctcctcaatctgttttccaggttagttttttttttcctccgagatagttcacattttctttgattctttcaaAACTgactttgtttcattatttcttattgttttaaagcccttaccttccattgtagaatcagtatggtgtattggttctaaggcagaagagtggtaagggttaggcaatggggattaagtgacttgcccagaatcacacagctaggaagtgtctgaggccaaatttgaacctaggacctcctatctctaggcctgactctcaatccattaagccacctagctgtcccctcactatttcttgatgtctcatagaatTATTAACTTCAATTTAATTCtagttttcaagaaattattttcttcaataccTCTTTTTCCAAGCTGATAATTCTTTTTGCATATCTTTCTTCCAAagctctcatttttatttttagcactttttttaaattcttattttaactCTTCTTATGTAaaagttacatttttctttgagattttccTTGTAAATGCTTCTAAGACattctcttctgtgtttgtgtcttATCGCCATAATAGCTctttatggtcaggttctttttttaatttgctcattcttccagcctGCTTGACTTATTCTTTGTTCAGTACACAGCTGAGATCTATTCTATAGCTGTTTTTCTTCATGCTGGATATACTATTTGGATATaccaaagcataccatttttcacagttgtttatttatggttttatttgggggggttcatatgaatattctcttacaacaatgaccaatatggaagtttcATAATATCATGCTGGATATCATTTCAGGATGACCTGAAAGTGAGTAATGGACAGCAGAGCTGCCAGATAGCACCTGTTTTTACAACTAGAGCTACTTCTGAATCCTCTGGGATTTTTTCCTGCCCTGGTGCTTTCTGTCTGATGCcttccctctgctctctctcAGTCTCTAGGTATTAAAGTGCTCTGTGCTCTGCATACTCCTGGCCAGAAACCATCACTGGTATCTGCAGACCTCTCTATCTCCCTAAGCAAAACTGAACTGGAAAAATGATTCACTGTGAATTTTTTCTCTTAGCCCTCCTAATTAGAATTCAGATTGGTACATTTTCTAGATGACTATAGAAACAGGGTTGGGGTGATCTAGGCTTAATTGCTTCCTCTCACTTCTTCATTTTCACCAATATCCAAGTGTATggtcttgaacaagtcatttctctCTGGGATTTAGTTTTTCCATATGTAAAACAAGGAACTAGGGCAACATAATTACAAAGTTGGGTTCAAAAAAATCAACAGCACAAATATAGTATTAGGAAAATATGATTCCAAAGTAGATCATGTGAATGAGATCTGGGCTTCTGGTAAATTATAAGCTTAATATGAAGAAGTAACATGACATAGAAGCCTTGTCAATCCTATATGAGATTTCATGGCACAGAAATAGATTTCCACCTTTAGTTGGTCCCTTTCTATTGTTTGTTAAAAGTACAAAATCTCAGTTGGGTGGGTTaatatgtggctcagtggatagagagccaagcctagagatgttcagaggtcttgagttcaaatctgtcagcagatatttcctagctatttgtccctgggcaagtcacttaaccctaattgcctaatccttactattcttctgccttggaactgatacttaataatgattctaaggtagaagataagtgatccaaccattctggagggcaattttgaattatgcccaaagggctacaaaactgtgcataccctttgatcctgtaatatcaGATATTGGATCTGCATACTaaggagatcataaaaaagggaaagaccctatttgtacaaaaatatttatagcagtccttttggtgatggcaaagaattgtaaattgaggggatgtctatcagttggagaatggctgaacaaattaggtatatgttgtgatggaatactattgtgctataaaaagctatgagcaggatgatttcagaaaaatctgggaagatctacatgaactaatgcagaacaaaataaacaactaggagaacattgtgcacagtaacagcaatattgtaggatgatcaactatgaaagacttagctactctcagcaataaaatgatccaggacaattctgaagacttattacaaagaatgctatccagttccagagaaagaactgttggattcagatgcagatcaaagcataccatttttcacagttgtttattt
The window above is part of the Monodelphis domestica isolate mMonDom1 chromosome 7, mMonDom1.pri, whole genome shotgun sequence genome. Proteins encoded here:
- the LOC130455418 gene encoding mesothelin-like protein; the protein is MLKSLLGGAPAEDLIQYAADSPVMDLDTFTTLNPEEIKKLSPQNLKDLLDVNLSELNTIMEHPTIQAWVQSHTQSEVNAIGLKAKAGHPDPPPNGSFVLTSAPPISRAEGAFMKEHTLQISYTILLALCGVMISLGAS